The following proteins come from a genomic window of Pyxidicoccus sp. MSG2:
- a CDS encoding metallophosphoesterase — MPADINEVFFAAVGDVHGHMNRMVNDLRHATEVFHRQFDFVLQVGDFEPHRDEADLATMAAPAKYRHLGDFGAYHKVRRGFPWPLYFIGGNHEPYGYLDTHPEGFELTRHCHYLGRVGVMDLHGLRVVGLSGIHSEEAFRDSRPPLSALGSASNKDFTYFNERDVEQVLELGHADVLLLHDWPSGIVDPKDAADFQGQRRSFSHDTVGNEYARLLVDALQPKLVLCGHLHRSYATEIQHPSGKKTSVRCLASVEQGRDAYGYFGISGGSLLTWGITD, encoded by the coding sequence ATGCCCGCTGACATCAACGAGGTCTTCTTCGCCGCCGTGGGGGACGTCCACGGGCACATGAACCGCATGGTGAACGACCTCCGGCACGCGACGGAGGTCTTCCACCGGCAGTTCGACTTCGTCCTCCAGGTCGGCGACTTCGAGCCGCACCGCGACGAGGCGGACCTCGCCACCATGGCCGCGCCCGCGAAGTACCGGCACCTCGGCGACTTCGGCGCCTACCACAAGGTCCGGCGAGGCTTCCCCTGGCCCCTCTACTTCATCGGCGGCAACCACGAGCCCTACGGCTACCTCGACACCCACCCCGAGGGCTTCGAGCTGACCCGCCACTGTCACTACCTCGGCCGTGTCGGCGTCATGGACCTGCACGGCCTGCGCGTCGTGGGCCTGTCCGGCATCCACAGCGAGGAAGCCTTCCGCGACTCGCGCCCGCCCCTCTCCGCACTGGGCTCCGCCTCCAACAAGGACTTCACGTACTTCAACGAGCGGGACGTCGAGCAGGTCCTGGAGCTCGGCCACGCGGACGTGCTCCTGCTCCATGACTGGCCCTCCGGCATCGTCGACCCGAAGGACGCCGCCGACTTCCAGGGACAGCGCCGCAGCTTCAGCCACGACACCGTGGGCAACGAGTACGCGCGGCTGCTCGTGGACGCGCTGCAGCCGAAGCTGGTGCTCTGCGGGCACCTGCACCGGAGCTACGCCACCGAAATCCAGCACCCCTCCGGGAAGAAGACCTCCGTCCGCTGCCTGGCCAGCGTGGAGCAGGGACGGGATGCCTACGGCTACTTCGGCATCAGCGGCGGCTCGCTCCTGACCTGGGGCATCACGGACTGA